The following nucleotide sequence is from Kiritimatiella glycovorans.
GGTGGACCTCCGCCTTCCCCAACCCCGCGAGGCCGTTACGCCGGAGAGCTTTCACTTCCGGCTGAACCGCAAAAAACTGCGTAAAGCCCGTCGAGGTGAAGGCACCTACCTGTTGCGCACCAATCTGGCGGCCGAACAGCCCGAAGAGCTGTGGAAGCAATACATGGTCCTGAACGAGGTCGAGCAGGCCTTCAAGGAGCTGAAGAATGATCTGGATATCCGCCCGGTGTATCACCAGAAGGATGAGCGGATCGAAGCGCACATCTTCGTGTCATTTTTGAGCTACGCTCTGCAAGTCACGCTGAAACAGCGGGCCAAAGCCAGGGCCCCGGGCTTGACCCCCCGCGCCATCCTGGAAAAGTTCAAAGCCGTGCAGATGATCGATGTGCACCTGCCCACGACCGACGGGCGCACCCTGATCCTGCCGCGCTACACGCAACCGGAGAAAGACCTTCAGCTTCTGCTGCACCAGCTCAACCTGACGCTTCCGGAACAACCACCCCCTCGGCTTGAAGAGCTGAAGAAAAAATGTGGGGCAGACCTTTGAACTGAAATCGAAGAAAAAAGGCGTTTTCGCCGCCGAACAGGGAAAGACGGGTTAAACGCGCCTGGCCCTGCTTCGCAGGCCTGCGGGCCTACTACGAACGATATCACGCGCCTTGGCCCTTCGGGCCTTACGGCGCTACTACGAACTCTTCCTCACGCTATACAAAAAAAGCGGCAGACCGTCGCCGGTCTGCCGCTTCCGTGCGATCCATCTTCGCGCGAACCCTTACCGCAGACGCCGCCGCACGATCATCAGACCGCCCATCGCCGCGCCGAGCAGGCCGATGGTCGCCGGTTCGGGAATGACGGTCGTGAGGTCGCTGTCCGCATCGTAGCTGACCTGCAGATCGCCGACGGTCGACGAGAGCGCGCCGTCGCTGATCCAGCCGTTGACCTCGGTCACCCGGTTGCTATCAAGCGTGATCTTCGAATCCGGCGCCGTGAAGATGATCCCGTCGTCGCCGTTGATGGTCAGGTTGGAATAATCGTACCCATCCAGCCCCGCCAGCCGGTTATTGAAATTCAGCGTACCGCCGTTGAGGTAGATCGCCGTTTCGTTATCGGTACCCGACTTCATGATTATGTCGAAATAAACATCGAATAATCCGCCGGTGTTCACGGAAACCACATGGCTGTAGGTGCTGTAATCCGATCCCATTCCGCTCCCTTTGAACAAAAAGTCACCGTTTACATCGATATTCACAAACACCTGTTTTCCCCAGAAACTGTTGCCCGGGTTGATCCAGTCCCCGTTCACGGTGATATCCACGGTCTTACCCGCGGCACCGGCGGGTTCGAGCCGGTTTCCGCCTGCGTCGAACGTACCGTCGACGATAAGCGAACCTTCATAGAATTTGGTTACGTTATTCTCGTTTATTGTGAACGTCGACCCGGACGTTATCCGCAGCGAGCTATCGTCCGTGAGTTTGAATCCGCCGACACTGAAATTGCCGTCGGCGGTGGTAATGCTGGTCTCGTTCGTCAACCGGTAGTTGTCATCGGTCGCAAACGAGGTGCCCGCCGGCGTCCAGTTTCCCGCGTCGCCGAAATTCGTTGACGTTCCGCCCTGCCACAGATAATCCGTCGCCTGCGCGGTCATCGCCAGACCCGCCACGCCGATCAGCACGGCCATCACTCTCATCGCCTTCATCGTTCCTCCTTCCGTTTAATTCGCACCCTCGACTTTATGCAAACTGCCATCGTTTGCACTCGATATACTAACATCTATATTTGAGGGGGTGCAAGTTTTTTTTCGGGAATATTTGATCGAGAGTTGCAGACCGACGTACAATTCCTGCGGGGAACGGGATTTCACCAGAGAGCGGTTGAACTCAGCGGCGGCACTCCGTCCGCTGAAGGGACTGGTTCGAACCTGTTTTTTTCTCGCCAGGCCGCCAGGGTCGCCAGGGATTGTCTTCATTCGGGGAACACGATTTCTTTCCGCGCAGCGGAAAAAGCTCGTAGTAGGCCCGCAGGTCCGCGCAGCGGGGCCAGGGCCGTTATCTCAACCCGTACCGAATGCGAGCGATTGCATTTAACATTGTCCGCGTGCTGCGCAGCCCGCATGATGACGGGAATGAGGGGTCAGAAAACATGGGTCGATGCGGGCCGAATGGGGCTTCTCGCGGGGGCGCTGATCGCCCTGCTCTTTTCGACGCCTCCGGCCCGCGCGACTGAGACCAACACCTGGCTGGGCGGCGACGGAACATGGAGCGATCCGGCGCCGTGGAGCCTGGGTGTCCCGTCGGCCACCCAGCATGTGGAAATCGCCGCGGGCGTAACCGTCACCTGCGCACAGCCCGCCAACCACGCAGGCTCCGTCCGCCTCCGCGGCGGTGCGTCCCTGCACATCGACTCGGACACACTCGACCTCTCCCCCGGCACCGGCGTCCGGAACCTCTTCGTCGGCGAGGGAACTTCAACCCTTTACATCGCCCACGGAGCTACGCTGGACAGCCAGGGTCTGGACCTCGATCCGGGCGTCGATCTCACGGCACGCATCGAGGGGCTGTGGGACGCATTCGGCGGAAGTCCGATCATCAGCACCGGAACCCTGCGCATGATCATCGGCGCCGACGGCATCTTCCGTTCACGCAACTACACCTCCCGCTGGGGCGATTTCCCCCACTCCTCCCACCTTCACACGGAAACCGATATCTTCGGTCAATTCATCTCCCGGATCGGTGCCATCGGTCATCCCGATGCCGATCATCAGTCGATCACCTTCAATCTCTACCGCGGCGGTACGATGGATACCTGGGACCGCGGATTGACCCTCCGCGAATCTTCAACCAGCGAGATCACGCTCAACCTCTACGGCGGACAGCTCCGGGTGCGGGGCGACACGGGAGTCGAGTTCAACGCCGAAGACGGCACGCCCGCCGGGGGGATCCTCTTTCACTCCACCGACGCGGAGATGCAGATCGACGGCGGCGATTTCACTGCCGCGGTCACGGACGCGATAACCGCCGGCGCGCTGCGCGCGGGCCCCGCACTCGACGATTACAAGCCGGAGGCCTCTTTTGACGGAACCCGCACCCGTGTCTACGCCGTGCGCGATTCCGACGTCGACGGCGACGGTCTTCCCGACCGCATGGAAACGGGCACGGGAACCTACCGCGGTCCTTCAGATCCGGGCACCGATGCCGACCGCGCCGACTCCGACGGCGACGGGGTCGATGACTACGCCGAGATCCACCACTTCCTGACCGACCCCGCTGATCCCGACGACCATCCGGCGGATACGGGGGCCGCCTCGCCGGACCGGCGCGTCCTCGAGATCCCCCTCGAGGCATACGTCGTCGCTTCGACCGAATCGACGGAATCGCTCAAATCCGATTCCGCGGCACAGGACTGGCCGGAGGCGGGCGAACTTTATGCACGCGAGACCTTTAATTTCCGCAAGGCGGACTACGACACCTTTCATGAAATGGCCGCCGACTACCCCGATTTCCCCTTTTCGCAGGAAGAGGCCTGTTACGGCGACAAGCGCGCGCGCCTCTTCCTCCGCTTCGACCTCTCCGCGCTTTCCACCGGCGACCTCGCGCACATCGAATCGGCCTGCCTCCGCCTGCACCAGCGGGGTCGGCGCCACGACCTCACCCGCTACCACGTCGAAGACATCGAGATCGCCGCGGCCGGGATACGGATCGCGCGCGTCGAGGCCCCGTGGGCCGACAGTCCCGGCCAATACCCCGTCTTCACCCAGGAGCGGACGACGTGGCAGACCATCGGCGGGTATTATGAGTTCGGCTGGGGACTCGATTCCGCGGGATTCTACTCGGGCGATACAGGCGCACACTGGGTCATGGACGACCGGATCGAGATGACCGGATGGGTTGCGGACTGGATCCGCCGTCCGGCAGAGAATCACGGGCTCGTCGTCGGGGTAGAGGACGGCCGCTACGCCGGCGTCTCGTGTTCCATCGCGGACGACCCGGCCACCCCGGAAAATGAAGCGCCCGCGCTGATCGTGACCTTTGAGACGCAGGAGGACGCCGGATCGCCGGAGCTGGCTCTCCGCCGCACGCGTGATCCGTCCACCGGCGAGCGCCGGACCACGGTATCGCTGTGCACTGAGTGCCGCCTGAACACGCATGAAGCGATCCTCTACTACTCGAACCATCTTCGCCGCTGGACGCCGATCGACTACGACAGTCACAGCGCGTGCTTTCCCTGGTGGACCTCCGATCGCGTCCCGGACTTCAGGGCCTCCACGGAAGAGCTTCCCGGAGGCAGAAGACATACCTCGTGGCGGCTTCCGGGTTCGATGAACCCGGGATTCTTCCGGGTTCAATCGAGACCGATCGCTGAGTCGGCCGATGGCGAGGTAACCGGCGCATTGCCGGTCGGGGCTCTGCACAGCCCCTACGCCTCCGAACGGGTGGTCGACCTCCAGATCAAACGCGGCTCGCATATCCGCGAACTTCCGAAAGGCATCCCGGATGCCGAAGTGGATCTTCCCTACCTGCACCGCCGCGCGGATCACGGACCTGAGTTTCTTTTCAAGGACCACCTCTACTTCGTGCGTTCTCTCGGCGGATACGGGGGGCAGTACGAGCTTAATAGCGGAGAGCTGCATACCAACGACATCGCCTACCTGCAGGACGGCGCATTTTACTTTGATCCCGAAGAGGTGAAAGAGCGGTTCGACATCTGGTTCCCGGTCCGCGACGAGTTGGGCGTCGACCAGCCCGACGTACAGGACTTCCTGCGCTACACGATCGTGATCGATACCATCCCGTGGGATTTCTCGTCGCTGCCGACCCCGAACGCATCGTTTGGCAACCGCGGTGCGCCCGAGGACATGGACGCCTGGTACCTATTCGTCCACTGGCTGTGCCAGACCCTGCTTGACCGTTACGAGCCGGAATTCGTGCGCGGACTGCGGTTCAGGATCGGCAGTGAAGCGCGCTACACGCTGTCGGAAGGCGACGAAGCCGCAGGACGCAACCGGGAGCAGAGTTACCTGCGCTACTACGACACCACGGCCGCCGCGATCCGCGATGTGCTTCCCGAAGCCCGGATCGGACCCTTCAACCAGATGGCCGCGGCCGAGCTGTTTACGCGCTATCCGACCGCAGGGGCGCCCGACGAGCTGGGCACGATCTGGAGCGTGGCCGAACACTGCGCGGGGCGGGGACGTTTTCCGCAGAACTTCGCCTGGCTCGAAGGTCGGGCGGGCGCCGAAGCGCGCCGGGCGCCGTACGATTTTGCCGGGGGATCGTGGTACAAGGAGAATTCCTCGGTCGCCGAACTGGAACGCGACTTCCGGTCACTCCGAAACAAGCTGATGGATATCGACGCCGACCGTTACCGCGATATCACGCTGGAGATGATGGAGAGCGACTTCCGCTCGCTCTACCGCGAGGCGGACAGCTGGGAGACCGGGGCGTACGGAGCGGCGTACCGATTCCGTTCCGCCCTCCGCGGCCTGCGTCACGGCATCTGCGGCGAGTGGGGCGCGCCGGAGTTCGAGGAGATCGGTGCCGTGAACGAATACGGCGACACCCCGTCTCATACCGTGCTCGGGAGCGCCCTCACCGGACACGGCTTTGTGCGCATCGTGATGACGCACATGGAGGACGGATATGGCTACATCCTTCCCGTAGAACGCACCGGTACGGCGGGCGGGGTCGAGGCCCTGATGGCGTACTTCCCCGCGGAGGACCGGCTGCTGATCGGGGTCGCCGCCTCCGAGTTCGATGAAAAGCCGCCCGCGCCCGATACCGGCTGGGCGATTCCCGAAGAGCACCTGCGCCGGGAATCCGTCTCCATACGGATTCCCGCTCTCCTGATCGAAGACCCCGCGGGCACCGTATCGATCCGGTCCACGGCGCTGACCTCGAACACCGCGGTCTACCGCTATCTGCGTCATAAGCTCGCCTCCTGGGGACTGCTGAGCGATTCGATGACGGAGACGCCGCAGGCCGTCGGGGGCTGGTACCAGATGATGGGCGGCAAGGGACGCGCCACCCGCCGCGAGGATGAGGAAGTCAATGCGCGGATCAACGAGGCCTATGATCACGTAGACGCCACGCTGATCGAAACCGTCCACACTATGAACCGTGATCTGCTGATGCTGGAGGACGACACGAACAGCGCGTTCATCCGCGACGGCGCCAGTTACCGGCTGAACGTCACCGTCGAATTCCCCGGCATGCATGTGTTCGAGATCGACTGGGCGCGTTAAGAAAGAAGGTTCGTAGTAGCGCTATACAAAAAAAGCGGCAGACCGTCGCCGGTCTGCCGCTTCCGTGCGATCCATCTTCGCGCGAACCCTTACCGCAGACGCCGCCGCACGATCATCAGACCGCCCATCGCCGCGCCGAGCAGGCCGATGGTCGCCGGTTCGGGAATGACGGTCGTGAGGTCGCTGTCCGCATCGTAGCTGACCTGCAGATCGCCGACGGTCGACGAGAGCGCGCCGTCGCTGATCCAGCCGTTGACCTCGGTCACCCGGTTGCTATCAAGCGTGATCTTCGAATCCGGCGCCGTGAAGATGATCCCGTCGTCGCCGTTGATGGTCAGGTTGGAATAATCGTACCCATCCAGCCCCGCCAGCCGGTTATTGAAATTCAGCGTACCGCCGTTGAGGTAGATCGCCGTTTCGTTATCGGTACCCGACTTCATGATTATGTCGAAATAAACATCGAATAATCCGCCGGTGTTCACGGAAACCACATGGCTGTAGGTGCTGTAATCCGATCCCATTCCGCTCCCTTTGAACAAAAAGTCACCGTTTACATCGATATTCACAAACACCTGTTTTCCCCAGAAACTGTTGCCCGGGTTGATCCAGTCCCCGTTCACGGTGATATCCACGGTCTTACCCGCGGCACCGATGGGTTCGAGCCGGTTTCCGCCTGCGTCGAACGTACCGTCGACGATAAGCGAACCTTCATAGAATTTGGTTACGTTATTCTCGTTTATTGTGAACGTCGACCCGGACGTTATCCGCAGCGAGCTATCGTCCGTGAGTTCGAATCCGCCGACACTGAAATTGCCGTCGGCGGTGGTAATACTGGTCTGGTTCGTCAACCGATAATTATCATCGGTGGCGAACGAGGTGCCCGCCGGTGTCCAGTTTCCCGCGTCGCCGAAATTCGTCGACGTTCCGCCCTGCCACAGATAATTCGTCGCCTGCGCGGTCATCGCCAGACCCGCCACGCCGATCAGCACGGCCATCACTCTCATCGCCTTCATCGTCCTCTCCTTCGGTTAGCCCGTCTTTCCCCGTTCGGCGGCCCAAACGTCTTTTTTCGGGGGTGTGACCTCCGTTTCGTCCTTTGTTTTCAAGGGGTCACGTTCCAAAAGGGGCTGTGGGGCAGACCTTGCCGGTTGACGACTTGATTTTCTGTGAAAAAATCGGGTTGTGTATTTGAAGTGCCACAGGCGACGCAAAGACGGCAAAGAGCACCGCTACTGGAGCATCGTTGAAAGTGTGCGGACCCGGCGCGGCGTCATGAAGCGTCCGCTGCTCTATCTGGGCGAACTCAACGACAGCCAGAAGGCTCAATGGTGCTCGGCACTCGACGTGCTGGATGAATCGACCGATTCGGTTCGACAGATAAGCCTGTTCCCGGAAGACCGCACGCCGCCGCCGGAGGTGTCCCATCCCGTTCGGATCCGGCTTTCCCGGCTGAGCTTGCATCATCCGCGTCAGTGGGGCGGATGCTGGCTGGCCATGGAGTTGTGGAACGAGCTGGATCTGGACCGTTTCTGGAGCCCCCGTCTTCCCGCGAGCCGCAAGGGCACCGGCTGGCTCCACGTGCTCAAAACGCTGGTGACCTATCGTCTGCTCGATCCGGGCAGCGAGTGGCGGCTGCACCGCGACTGGTTTAAGGCCAGTGCCATGGCGGACCTGCTCGGCGAAGATGAGTCCATCGCGGCCAAAAACACGCTCTACCGCTGTCTCGATAAACTCGGTGAACACAAAGCCGATCTGTTTTCGTTTCTAAAGACACAGTGGCGCCTGTTGTTCGACGCTTCCTACGAGGTGCTGCTTTATGACCTGACCAGCACCTATTTTGAATGCGACGTGCCCGAACGCGAAGGGCTGCGCAAGTTCGGCTACAGTCGGGACAAGCGATCCGACTGCGTGCAGGTGGTCATTGCGCTGATCGTCACGCCCGAGGGCTTTCCGGTCGCCTACGAGGTGATGCCCGGGAACACCTCGGATAAAACGACCCTGCCGGACTTCCTGCGCAGGATCGAGGCGCAGTACGGGAAGATGAACCGGCTCTGGATCATGGACCGGGGCATCCCGACCGAGGACGCGCTCGAACAGATGCGAGCAGAAGGCGCGAGCTATCTGGTGGGCACGCCGCGCGGGCGGCTCAGCAAGCTCGAGGACCAGCTCTTCGGTCAACCGTGGAGGCAGGTGCAGGAGCAGATCGAGGTCAAGCTGGCCCGCGACGGGGAGGATCTTTACGTCCTCACCCGCAGCGGAAGTCGCTGCGATAAAGAGCGCTCCATGCGACAGCGCAAACTCAAGAAGCTCTGGAAGCGCCTGCATCAACTGGGGGGCATGAAAAACCTCAAGCGCGACGAACTTTTGCTGAAACTGGGTGCCGCCAAACAGGAAGCGGGCAAAGCCTGGGGTCTGGTGGACCTCCGCCTTCCCCAACCCCGCGAGGCCGTTACGCCGGAGAGCTTTCACTTCCGGCTGAACC
It contains:
- a CDS encoding PEP-CTERM sorting domain-containing protein; its protein translation is MKAMRVMAVLIGVAGLAMTAQATDYLWQGGTSTNFGDAGNWTPAGTSFATDDNYRLTNETSITTADGNFSVGGFKLTDDSSLRITSGSTFTINENNVTKFYEGSLIVDGTFDAGGNRLEPAGAAGKTVDITVNGDWINPGNSFWGKQVFVNIDVNGDFLFKGSGMGSDYSTYSHVVSVNTGGLFDVYFDIIMKSGTDNETAIYLNGGTLNFNNRLAGLDGYDYSNLTINGDDGIIFTAPDSKITLDSNRVTEVNGWISDGALSSTVGDLQVSYDADSDLTTVIPEPATIGLLGAAMGGLMIVRRRLR
- a CDS encoding PEP-CTERM sorting domain-containing protein, which produces MKAMRVMAVLIGVAGLAMTAQATNYLWQGGTSTNFGDAGNWTPAGTSFATDDNYRLTNQTSITTADGNFSVGGFELTDDSSLRITSGSTFTINENNVTKFYEGSLIVDGTFDAGGNRLEPIGAAGKTVDITVNGDWINPGNSFWGKQVFVNIDVNGDFLFKGSGMGSDYSTYSHVVSVNTGGLFDVYFDIIMKSGTDNETAIYLNGGTLNFNNRLAGLDGYDYSNLTINGDDGIIFTAPDSKITLDSNRVTEVNGWISDGALSSTVGDLQVSYDADSDLTTVIPEPATIGLLGAAMGGLMIVRRRLR
- a CDS encoding IS1634 family transposase; translated protein: MYLKCHRRRKDGKEHRYWSIVESVRTRRGVMKRPLLYLGELNDSQKAQWCSALDVLDESTDSVRQISLFPEDRTPPPEVSHPVRIRLSRLSLHHPRQWGGCWLAMELWNELDLDRFWSPRLPASRKGTGWLHVLKTLVTYRLLDPGSEWRLHRDWFKASAMADLLGEDESIAAKNTLYRCLDKLGEHKADLFSFLKTQWRLLFDASYEVLLYDLTSTYFECDVPEREGLRKFGYSRDKRSDCVQVVIALIVTPEGFPVAYEVMPGNTSDKTTLPDFLRRIEAQYGKMNRLWIMDRGIPTEDALEQMRAEGASYLVGTPRGRLSKLEDQLFGQPWRQVQEQIEVKLARDGEDLYVLTRSGSRCDKERSMRQRKLKKLWKRLHQLGGMKNLKRDELLLKLGAAKQEAGKAWGLVDLRLPQPREAVTPESFHFRLNRKKLRKARRGEGTYLLRTNLAAEQPEELWKQYMVLNEVEQAFKELKNDLDIRPVYHQKDERIEAHIFVSFLSYALQVTLKQRAKARAPGLTPRAILEKFKAVQMIDVHLPTTDGRTLILPRYTQPEKDLQLLLHQLNLTLPEQPPPRLEELKKKCGADL